A single window of Aminobacterium mobile DSM 12262 DNA harbors:
- a CDS encoding TRAP transporter small permease has translation MTADTHTFSEKWILRLERFSAWSAGALLVINVGDVLLGIFMRYIMKSSAIWTEEVARFSLVWLVMVGATGALCHGDHMVIDFVTPRLPQKIQRIIKFFQGIITLLVLGAMVYLGSINAIKIWGMRTMALNIPKTVPLLSVPVGCTLLLAETSLFLFRSIRDGGQN, from the coding sequence ATGACTGCTGATACTCATACGTTCTCTGAAAAATGGATCCTTCGATTAGAGCGTTTTAGCGCTTGGAGTGCGGGGGCTCTTCTTGTTATAAATGTGGGAGATGTTCTCTTAGGTATCTTCATGCGATATATCATGAAAAGCTCTGCTATATGGACTGAAGAGGTTGCCCGCTTTTCCCTGGTATGGCTTGTGATGGTGGGAGCTACAGGAGCTCTTTGTCATGGCGATCATATGGTTATTGATTTTGTCACTCCCCGGTTGCCTCAAAAAATTCAGCGAATTATAAAGTTTTTTCAAGGGATCATCACTCTTTTAGTGCTAGGTGCCATGGTCTATCTCGGCAGCATTAATGCTATTAAAATATGGGGAATGCGGACTATGGCTCTTAATATCCCTAAAACTGTCCCTCTCCTCTCTGTTCCAGTAGGTTGTACTCTTCTGTTGGCAGAGACATCGCTTTTTCTCTTCCGATCTATAAGGGATGGTGGTCAGAACTAA
- a CDS encoding glutamate-5-semialdehyde dehydrogenase encodes MEIKDTLLEMGRAARCAARFLATATGDQKNRALFLMAQALRDHKKEILLANHKDIEAGREAGLTSALIERLTLNEKRVEAMALGLEEIAALRDPVGEVLGMWTAEKGLRVGRVRVPLGVIGIIYESRPNVTADAAGLCLKAGNAVILRGGKEALHSNIAIASILSQAAFSAGIPQGAISLIESPDRQATTMLMKMNEYVDVLIPRGGKGLKLAVLENATVPFIMTGMGNCHIFVDETANIEKAIPIVVNAKVQRPSVCNAMETMLVHKKIAPLFIPQALTVLREQGVEIRGDKAVCRLYSQAVPATEKDWSTEYLDLILAVKIVDNIEEAMNHIANYGTGHSEAILTESYTNAQAFLNGIDAAAVYVNASTRFTDGGVFGFGAEMGISTQKLHARGPMGVEQLTSTKFIIYGNGQVRE; translated from the coding sequence ATGGAAATAAAAGATACGTTGTTAGAAATGGGACGAGCAGCTCGATGTGCAGCTCGTTTCCTGGCGACAGCTACAGGGGATCAGAAAAATCGGGCTTTATTTTTAATGGCTCAGGCTCTTCGAGATCATAAGAAAGAAATACTCCTAGCCAATCATAAAGATATAGAGGCGGGGCGAGAAGCAGGACTTACGTCAGCTCTTATCGAGCGCCTTACATTGAACGAGAAACGTGTAGAGGCAATGGCCTTGGGATTGGAGGAGATTGCTGCCCTTCGTGATCCGGTTGGAGAAGTTTTAGGAATGTGGACGGCGGAAAAAGGCCTCCGGGTGGGGAGGGTACGAGTTCCATTAGGGGTTATAGGCATTATTTATGAGTCTCGCCCTAACGTTACAGCTGATGCGGCAGGACTTTGTTTGAAAGCGGGTAATGCCGTCATTCTAAGGGGAGGTAAAGAAGCATTGCATTCTAATATTGCTATTGCTTCCATACTTTCCCAAGCAGCCTTTTCTGCCGGCATTCCCCAAGGGGCGATTTCTCTTATTGAAAGTCCTGATCGCCAGGCTACCACTATGCTCATGAAGATGAACGAATATGTAGATGTCCTCATTCCCCGGGGAGGGAAAGGGCTGAAACTGGCCGTGTTGGAAAATGCCACGGTTCCTTTTATTATGACGGGCATGGGGAATTGTCATATTTTTGTTGACGAAACGGCAAATATAGAGAAGGCAATTCCCATTGTGGTGAACGCTAAGGTGCAGCGTCCTTCAGTTTGTAATGCTATGGAAACTATGTTGGTCCATAAAAAGATTGCCCCTCTTTTTATCCCCCAAGCATTGACGGTTCTTAGAGAGCAAGGGGTGGAAATACGAGGAGACAAAGCGGTTTGTCGCTTATATTCTCAAGCCGTACCGGCTACGGAGAAGGATTGGAGCACTGAATATTTAGATCTCATTCTCGCGGTAAAGATCGTAGATAATATAGAAGAAGCTATGAATCATATCGCGAATTATGGTACAGGACATAGCGAGGCGATCCTTACAGAGAGCTATACAAATGCTCAAGCATTTCTTAACGGAATTGATGCTGCTGCAGTATATGTTAATGCCTCTACTCGTTTTACAGATGGTGGAGTTTTTGGGTTCGGAGCAGAGATGGGGATTAGCACGCAAAAACTTCACGCACGAGGGCCCATGGGAGTGGAACAGCTTACATCAACGAAGTTCATTATCTATGGGAACGGGCAGGTCAGAGAGTGA
- a CDS encoding DUF3536 domain-containing protein — translation MKYICIHGHFYQPPRENPWLGDVEIQESALPWHDWNERVAAECYAPNRAARILGDGGKIVKIMSNYERMSFNFGPTLLSWMERHDPETYQAILDADRRGQVRYAGHGPAIAQVYNHMIMPLASKRDKITQVLWGIQDFTRRFGRFPEGMWLPETAVDIETLEVMAGEGILFTILAPHQVQAWRRIGAMWEYPLEKTLDTSRVYKCELPSGRSIALFFYNGSLAHEIAFGTLLSNGEAFAQKLVNSIASRGEGALAHIATDGETFGHHHKYGDMALAWCLHRFEKNDEVRLTVYGEYLKKLPPQWEVKIQENTSWSCVHGVERWRRDCGCKSGAHLDWHQQWRQPLRQSLDWLRKEIDAYFEREGARFFKDPWKIRELCGDFFSSANTPKREELLKSFAWRELTREEKVRAVKLLEMERSALFMYTSCGWFFDDISGIESLQVLLYAYHALSLYQELSGEEISEPFLSRLEGALSNIREFRNGRKVFEIFVFPLYVDFLRVGAHYAVQALFEPIRKRSLAVTLYDYRIFPATLFSLEKGEESLCMGQASLTYVITDEKQDIFFASYYKGGHKVLCGVRNFINEDMNRQWMAEIQRGFPEEADKVFVELFGHRTYSLRHLFRDGQRRIIHQIIERDVANIETYLASVVRNYEGLLDFMGLIRMSPPEALLRVAEVVLNGELRRSIKKEEPDIDRIADYLDQAQTWGVVLDFNSLLHHIRDRLEREMLQFVEGGDDEKQASLRRMTKMLGFVRSRRWDINLWKVQNFYVAIAEQQKIESSEYRQLGDFLNIRVRE, via the coding sequence ATGAAATACATTTGTATTCATGGACATTTTTACCAGCCACCTCGGGAAAATCCTTGGCTAGGAGATGTGGAAATTCAGGAGTCAGCGTTGCCTTGGCACGATTGGAATGAACGAGTAGCAGCCGAATGTTATGCTCCTAACAGGGCTGCTAGGATTTTAGGTGACGGTGGGAAAATAGTAAAAATTATGTCGAACTACGAGCGAATGAGTTTTAATTTTGGTCCGACACTTCTCTCTTGGATGGAGCGCCATGACCCTGAAACATATCAAGCCATTTTGGATGCAGATCGACGAGGACAGGTTCGCTATGCAGGGCACGGTCCAGCTATAGCACAGGTTTACAATCACATGATTATGCCTTTAGCTTCGAAGCGAGACAAAATTACGCAGGTACTCTGGGGAATTCAAGATTTCACCCGTCGTTTTGGTCGCTTCCCTGAGGGCATGTGGCTTCCTGAAACGGCGGTAGATATAGAAACTCTTGAAGTCATGGCAGGGGAAGGGATTCTTTTTACCATATTAGCTCCCCATCAGGTTCAGGCCTGGAGACGTATAGGAGCTATGTGGGAGTATCCCCTTGAAAAAACTCTGGATACGTCTCGCGTCTATAAATGCGAGCTTCCTTCTGGACGGTCTATCGCATTATTTTTTTACAATGGAAGCCTAGCACATGAAATAGCTTTTGGCACATTGTTGTCTAACGGAGAAGCATTTGCTCAAAAACTTGTTAATTCTATTGCTAGTAGAGGGGAAGGAGCGTTAGCTCATATAGCCACAGACGGCGAGACTTTTGGGCATCATCATAAATATGGAGATATGGCTCTCGCTTGGTGTCTTCACCGTTTCGAAAAAAATGATGAAGTCCGCTTAACAGTTTATGGTGAATATCTGAAAAAACTCCCTCCTCAATGGGAAGTAAAAATTCAAGAGAATACTTCATGGAGTTGCGTGCATGGAGTTGAGAGATGGAGAAGGGATTGTGGATGCAAAAGCGGTGCACATCTGGATTGGCATCAGCAGTGGAGACAACCTCTACGGCAATCTTTGGATTGGCTCCGGAAGGAGATCGATGCTTACTTTGAAAGGGAGGGAGCTCGTTTTTTTAAAGATCCCTGGAAGATTCGAGAGCTTTGTGGCGATTTTTTCTCATCGGCAAATACTCCCAAAAGGGAGGAACTTTTAAAATCCTTTGCTTGGCGGGAACTTACGAGGGAAGAAAAAGTGAGGGCGGTAAAGCTTTTAGAAATGGAGCGAAGCGCTCTTTTTATGTACACTAGTTGCGGTTGGTTTTTTGATGATATCTCTGGTATTGAATCTTTGCAGGTACTTCTCTATGCGTATCATGCTCTTTCCTTATATCAGGAACTTTCGGGAGAAGAAATTTCGGAGCCCTTTCTTTCTCGTCTGGAGGGAGCCTTAAGCAATATTCGTGAGTTTAGAAATGGTCGTAAGGTCTTTGAAATTTTTGTTTTCCCCCTTTATGTTGACTTTTTACGGGTTGGAGCCCATTATGCTGTGCAAGCGCTCTTTGAGCCCATTCGGAAACGTTCTCTAGCTGTAACGCTCTACGATTACAGGATATTTCCGGCCACACTCTTTTCTCTTGAAAAGGGGGAGGAATCTCTTTGTATGGGGCAAGCCTCCTTAACATACGTTATAACGGACGAAAAGCAAGACATATTTTTTGCGTCCTACTATAAAGGAGGGCACAAAGTTTTATGCGGGGTAAGAAATTTTATAAACGAAGATATGAACAGACAATGGATGGCTGAGATTCAAAGGGGGTTCCCTGAGGAGGCAGATAAAGTTTTTGTAGAGCTCTTTGGGCATAGGACCTACTCTTTGCGCCATCTTTTCCGGGATGGACAGAGAAGAATCATTCACCAGATTATAGAGAGAGACGTAGCTAATATTGAAACATATCTTGCCTCTGTGGTTCGAAATTACGAGGGGTTGTTGGATTTTATGGGGCTTATTAGGATGTCTCCTCCGGAAGCATTGCTTAGAGTAGCAGAAGTTGTCCTTAATGGAGAACTCAGACGATCTATAAAGAAAGAGGAGCCAGATATAGATCGTATAGCAGATTATCTTGATCAGGCCCAAACATGGGGAGTCGTGTTAGACTTTAACAGTCTCCTGCACCATATTCGGGACCGGCTAGAGCGAGAAATGTTGCAATTTGTAGAAGGGGGAGACGACGAGAAGCAAGCATCCCTTCGCCGGATGACCAAAATGCTTGGATTTGTTCGAAGTCGAAGGTGGGATATAAACTTATGGAAAGTACAAAATTTTTATGTCGCTATAGCGGAACAACAAAAAATCGAAAGCTCTGAGTATAGACAGTTAGGTGATTTTTTAAATATAAGGGTTAGAGAATGA
- a CDS encoding TRAP transporter large permease, with amino-acid sequence MVLFMLCAFFIMMVIGFPLYLSLLGAAFLGVVVLGDWSLCRVIAQQFYGGMDVFSLMAIPFFIWTGILMNRSGLTDRLLDLSRLLVGSVRGGLGYVNVVGGIILAGVNGSAAADASALGSILIPAMIKDGFSPAYSAGLTASSSLIGPIIPPSIFMVIYATMTNTSIGGLFAAGILPGIVLGGAFMIMNYFYSIKHGMPISDFREIRSQGKEILRRSCIGLVAPLIIIGGIVTGIVTPTESGALGVAYCIVAGSLYTRKLTWRDIGESIYETVRMTSSIFLIMGAATVIGWILKWEQVPQRFAGMVIQSGLMDNPWLLMMVLSAIIFPIGMFMEEVSTLTLLTPIFAPLAAKAGIDPLHFGVVMTLNVTIALITPPMGACNYIVAAVGGVELGDVFKYIWPFIGVALLVLLLIITFPSITTLIPRLLELS; translated from the coding sequence ATGGTCCTTTTTATGCTCTGTGCTTTTTTCATTATGATGGTGATCGGGTTCCCTCTCTATCTTTCGTTGTTGGGGGCGGCCTTTCTGGGTGTCGTTGTTTTAGGGGATTGGTCTCTTTGCCGCGTTATTGCTCAGCAATTCTATGGCGGTATGGACGTCTTTTCCCTCATGGCCATCCCGTTCTTTATTTGGACAGGGATTCTTATGAACCGCTCTGGTCTCACTGACCGTCTTCTTGATTTAAGTCGACTTTTGGTAGGGTCAGTACGGGGAGGACTTGGCTACGTGAACGTGGTGGGTGGCATTATTCTCGCAGGTGTTAATGGTTCTGCTGCTGCAGATGCTTCGGCACTAGGATCCATACTTATTCCAGCCATGATTAAAGATGGTTTTTCCCCTGCTTATTCGGCTGGTCTGACAGCAAGTAGTTCTTTAATAGGTCCTATTATTCCCCCGAGTATTTTTATGGTTATTTACGCCACCATGACAAATACATCTATTGGAGGACTTTTTGCCGCCGGCATTCTCCCGGGGATCGTACTCGGTGGTGCCTTTATGATTATGAACTATTTTTATTCCATAAAACATGGAATGCCTATTTCTGATTTTAGAGAGATTCGTTCTCAAGGAAAAGAGATTTTACGGCGTTCCTGTATTGGTTTGGTGGCTCCCCTCATTATTATTGGCGGTATTGTAACAGGAATTGTAACACCCACAGAGTCTGGAGCCTTAGGAGTGGCTTATTGCATAGTGGCTGGTTCCCTTTACACTCGAAAATTGACATGGAGAGACATAGGGGAATCTATTTATGAAACGGTCCGTATGACGAGCTCCATCTTTTTGATTATGGGGGCGGCGACGGTGATTGGCTGGATATTGAAGTGGGAGCAGGTTCCCCAACGTTTTGCGGGTATGGTGATACAATCGGGTCTGATGGATAATCCCTGGCTCCTTATGATGGTTCTTTCTGCTATTATTTTCCCTATCGGCATGTTTATGGAAGAGGTCTCGACGTTGACGCTTCTCACCCCTATCTTTGCGCCTCTTGCTGCGAAGGCTGGCATTGATCCTCTCCATTTTGGTGTGGTGATGACATTGAATGTAACTATTGCCCTTATCACCCCTCCTATGGGGGCGTGTAATTATATAGTGGCTGCTGTTGGTGGAGTTGAATTGGGAGATGTCTTCAAATATATATGGCCCTTTATAGGGGTGGCATTGCTTGTATTGTTGCTCATCATTACGTTCCCTTCTATAACGACCCTTATCCCGCGTCTTCTCGAACTGTCATGA
- the proB gene encoding glutamate 5-kinase gives MIQREKLRDCHRVVIKVGTSTVTHDSGKLNLLRLENLAREMSDLHSDDRNVSLISSGAVGAGVGKIHFPDRPKTIPEKQALAAIGQGRLMHMYEKFFSEYGKTVAQVLLTRDVFANRLRYLNARHTLLTLLDFGVIPIINENDTVAVDEIKFGDNDTLSALVACLIDADLLIILSDIDGLYSDDPRTNPDAQLLPVVSEITNNMIAHSRSRGSKLSSGGMFTKLTAAKIAMTSGIPMVIANNKEQNVLRRIVAGESLGTLFVPSREPVQGRKQWIAFGSSPHGSIVIDQGAVEAILKRGKSLLPSGVVEVEGGFSRGDVVSIISPEGSEIARGMVNFSADEISVIAGHHTDEIGELLGSIDYDEVVHRNNLALI, from the coding sequence ATGATACAGCGGGAGAAACTTCGAGATTGCCATCGAGTTGTAATAAAAGTAGGCACAAGCACGGTGACTCATGATTCGGGAAAACTTAACCTCCTCAGGTTGGAGAATCTGGCGAGGGAGATGTCTGACCTTCACAGCGACGACAGGAATGTCAGCCTTATAAGTTCAGGGGCTGTAGGCGCTGGGGTAGGGAAGATACATTTCCCTGATCGTCCTAAAACAATACCGGAAAAACAGGCTTTGGCTGCTATTGGGCAGGGTCGATTGATGCATATGTATGAGAAGTTTTTTTCTGAATACGGGAAGACTGTAGCTCAGGTGTTGCTCACGAGAGATGTTTTTGCTAACCGGCTTCGTTATCTTAATGCCAGACATACCCTTCTGACCCTTCTTGATTTTGGTGTAATCCCTATTATTAACGAGAACGATACGGTAGCGGTCGATGAAATAAAGTTTGGGGATAACGATACTCTTTCGGCTTTAGTAGCTTGCCTTATCGACGCAGATCTCTTAATTATTCTATCTGACATAGACGGACTTTATAGTGATGATCCTCGAACGAACCCTGATGCTCAGCTTCTTCCAGTAGTATCGGAAATTACCAATAACATGATAGCTCATTCCCGATCTCGTGGGAGCAAACTTTCCAGCGGGGGGATGTTTACGAAGCTTACTGCGGCAAAAATTGCCATGACGTCTGGCATCCCCATGGTTATTGCAAACAATAAAGAACAAAATGTGCTTCGCCGTATTGTTGCAGGAGAATCTCTTGGAACTCTTTTTGTCCCTTCAAGAGAGCCAGTTCAGGGGAGAAAACAGTGGATTGCTTTTGGTAGCTCGCCACATGGTTCTATTGTCATTGATCAAGGGGCTGTAGAGGCTATCCTTAAAAGAGGGAAAAGCTTGCTTCCTTCGGGAGTGGTGGAGGTAGAAGGGGGTTTTTCCCGAGGGGATGTGGTTTCTATTATTAGTCCCGAAGGTTCGGAAATAGCAAGGGGAATGGTGAATTTTTCTGCCGATGAAATCTCTGTTATAGCGGGACATCATACAGATGAGATAGGCGAACTTCTTGGAAGCATTGATTATGATGAAGTGGTTCATCGCAATAATCTAGCCCTTATTTAA
- the dctP gene encoding TRAP transporter substrate-binding protein DctP has product MSHRMKGLLRGVAVCVFLFSLTATAAAQNIKLSYNGPADEENNAVHLFAVHFKSMVEEESKGILSIQLYPDSQLGNEEERMELLTRDGMNQPIMNIASFGGVAPLFPEIYATAVPFMFNSYQAAHSFFDKGLFWDKARKEFQNRTGAILLEVVEEGGFLAFTNSKKALQSPKDFEGLKFRGMDEGQITLYKSFSASGTPIPWTELYMALKTGVVDGQMNPAMYIKMGSLYEVQKYLTLANIQYSDQFLVINGDLFESLSGEQRSIIQKASRQANMMNREAVEAQDFKDIQFLQERGMEVYTPTEDEMEVFRDKAIPAYLEWLKTKLSKEWLDLALESARNSNTEAAGH; this is encoded by the coding sequence ATGTCCCATAGAATGAAAGGTCTGTTGCGAGGAGTGGCTGTATGCGTGTTTCTCTTTTCTCTGACAGCTACGGCAGCAGCTCAAAATATAAAACTATCTTATAACGGGCCGGCAGATGAAGAAAACAATGCGGTCCATCTTTTTGCAGTTCATTTTAAATCTATGGTGGAAGAGGAGAGCAAGGGAATTCTGTCGATACAGTTATACCCCGATAGTCAGCTTGGGAACGAGGAAGAGCGCATGGAGCTTCTGACCCGAGATGGAATGAATCAACCTATTATGAATATCGCGTCTTTTGGTGGGGTTGCTCCTCTTTTTCCAGAAATTTATGCTACGGCGGTACCTTTTATGTTTAATAGTTATCAGGCGGCACACTCTTTTTTTGACAAAGGGTTATTTTGGGACAAGGCTCGCAAAGAGTTTCAAAATCGTACAGGAGCTATATTGCTGGAAGTAGTGGAAGAAGGGGGGTTTCTCGCCTTTACAAACTCGAAAAAAGCACTTCAGTCTCCGAAAGATTTCGAGGGCCTTAAATTTAGAGGCATGGATGAAGGTCAGATTACTCTCTATAAATCTTTTAGCGCCAGCGGTACCCCGATACCATGGACAGAGCTCTACATGGCATTAAAGACAGGCGTAGTAGATGGTCAGATGAACCCGGCCATGTATATTAAAATGGGGAGTTTATATGAAGTACAAAAATACCTGACTTTAGCCAATATTCAATACTCAGACCAGTTTCTCGTTATAAACGGGGATCTTTTTGAGTCGCTTAGTGGAGAGCAGCGGTCTATTATTCAGAAAGCTTCTCGTCAAGCTAATATGATGAATAGAGAAGCAGTGGAAGCTCAAGACTTTAAGGATATTCAGTTTCTTCAAGAGCGAGGGATGGAAGTCTATACCCCTACAGAAGATGAGATGGAAGTTTTTAGAGATAAGGCTATCCCGGCATATCTGGAATGGCTTAAAACAAAGCTCTCTAAAGAATGGTTAGATCTGGCTCTTGAAAGTGCTAGAAATTCGAATACTGAAGCTGCAGGGCATTAG